GCGCTGTCGGTGCGTGCCGGACGGACGGGATCCTGCGCGGCCGCCGTGGAAGCTACCGTCGCCGCCAGCAGCACCGCGACGGCTTGTCGGAGAAGAGCCGAGTCGCGCGTCATCCTCTGGGCGCTCCGGTCGCGTCCGCGGACGCGGAGCGTGTGTTGTCGTCGGCTCCTATCGCGCGCAGAACCAGCTCCGCATACTGCCGCGCGGCAACCTCGGCCGACGGATAAATCTCAGGCATCATCTCTCGTCCCATCGCGTCGGAGAATAGCGCGCCCATCAATGTGATGGCCGCTACGCGCTCGTCGAAATCCGTGAACGACATCCCGGCTTCCCGCACGCGCCGCAGGTATTCGCACAGCTGGACGAACGCAGCCTGCGGTCCGGCCGCCGCGCACTCCGTCAGCTCGGGGCGCTCCTCGAGCTCGCCCATGCACGTGCGAATCATGGAGCGATTGTCGCGGAGGTGGGCCAGCTGGCGTTCGCTCCACTCGCTGAGCTCCGCCGCCGGATCGCACGGATCAGCTGGAAGCGGTGCAATCTGCTCAGCGGCGTGGAGGGTGCGCAGCGCTTCGCCGAGCAACGCCTCCTTGGAGCCGAAGTGACGGAAGATCGTCACCTCGTTGACGCCGGCGGCCTCGGCGATCCGGCGGGTCGTGGCGCCGCGGAATCCGTGCTTCGAGTACGCCGCCAACGCAGCGCTTAGAATCGCCTCACGCGTGGCCGATTGCGTTCCACCGAGAGGGATGTCGAGGTCTTGGTCAGGCACGGACGGGAAAATA
This sequence is a window from Gemmatimonadaceae bacterium. Protein-coding genes within it:
- a CDS encoding helix-turn-helix domain-containing protein; translated protein: MPDQDLDIPLGGTQSATREAILSAALAAYSKHGFRGATTRRIAEAAGVNEVTIFRHFGSKEALLGEALRTLHAAEQIAPLPADPCDPAAELSEWSERQLAHLRDNRSMIRTCMGELEERPELTECAAAGPQAAFVQLCEYLRRVREAGMSFTDFDERVAAITLMGALFSDAMGREMMPEIYPSAEVAARQYAELVLRAIGADDNTRSASADATGAPRG